ATCCATATTTCCTAATTTTAGATGAAATGAATTTATCTCATGTTGAGAGATATTTTGCTGACTTTTTATCTGCTATCGAAAGCGGAGAAGAAATACCTTTGTATGGTGGTGAGGACAAATTAAAACTTCCAGATAATCTTTTTATCATAGGTACTGTTAATGTGGATGAAACAACTTACATGTTTTCACCAAAAGTATTGGATAGGGCTAATACTATAGAATTCGATACATTATCTGCTTTTGATTATATGGAAAATAATCTGAATACTGATGATTTTAAAGGGGACGTTGGTTATTTACAATCCCCATTACTTGATAATGGTGTCTCAAAGTTAAATATTGTTGAATTAAAAGAAATTTTATCTACTATTTCATCTAATGGACGTAATTTATGGGATATATTGGCTGAAGAGTTAACTTTATTCCAAAATGCATTGAAAAACTCCAATTTAGAATTTGGATTTAGAGTTATTAATGAAATCTTAAGGTTCATGGTTGTATCATGGAGATATGAAAACTCTCCTGAAGAATGGAATAATTGGGAGAGATATTTTGATGCACAAATCAAACAGAAAATCCTTCCAAAGCTCCATGGATCTGAAAAAGCTATTGGTAGTGTATTAAAAGAACTGTTCAACTTATGTTTGGTTGATACAAACAATAATGAAGTTCCTAGAAACTTTGAGGTTACTGATGAAAATTCAAAATACATTACATCAGCTATAAAACTTCAAAATATGTCAAAAGTATTATCTGATCAAAGATATGTCTCATTTATTAATTAAGATTTAAATGATTGAACAAAAAGTAATTATTAACTTGACAGACGAGAATTCTAACAATCTCGGCACATTAACAGTTAGCTCAATTGATTGTAAAAACTGTAATGAATCCAGGGTTAGAATATCAAATTCCCTAGAACTAATCAACATTCCTGTTGTTGATAGTGCAGATAATTTAACTCCTATTCAGTATTGTCCAGATATTGGGGCTAATTTTGCTAATCTGATGTTTTTAGAAGAAACAGAATATCAGATATTGTTTGAATCTAGTGATGCCTGTGCAAGTTATGATGTTTTGTACTCATTGACAAAATTAAATGAAAATCATTTTAAACAATTTAGATTCTCATTAGGGGATAATACGACTTACAAAATTGCAGGAACACTAAATTTCAGAAGTTATGTTGGAAAATCATTTTTAGACATTAGAAAAAACAAAATTAACTCAATAAAGATTCCAATTGAAGTAAGATCTAAAAAAATGGATTATTTTAATCAGTATTCTTCAATGATAGCTGATTTGTCACAACATGCTTTAAGTTTAATTTTTGAAGTTAATTCTCCACTCTATCAAGAATTTGAGCTAGATTCAAAAGAGAAAAAAACTTATTATGAAGATTTTATGTTTTTAGAATATTTATTTAGAAATGTAAATCTACCTTCAATTTTTGAATATCTATCTAAAAATATTCACTCACAACTAAGAAATCGTACTGAACAAGTTCCGTTGTCCTTAGCATCTAATTTTAATCAGAATTCTTTAAAAAATATTGTTTCAAAGCCAAATAATCTGTATAAATCTGATGCAGACTTTGAAATTGTTCATAAATTAAAAGGACATATTCCTCAAATGATTGAACAGACAAAACATGATGATACTATTGATATTCCTGAAAATAGATTTGTAAAATACTTTTTTGAATCTATTCGTGATTTAATTGAAAAATTGCTTTTAAGTTCAGATGAAGGATATATTAAAGATAAGCTATTGTTTTTTAGTAATGAAATTGAGTATTATTTGTCTTCCAACTTTTTCAAGCAGATTTCTCCAATGGATTATGTTCCATTCAACTCACAAATCTTGCAAAAAAAGGAAGGTTATCGTGAAATCTTTAAATACTTCTTAATGATGGAATTTTCATTCAGATTAAGTTGGGATGAAATTAATAATCAATTTAAGGGCTTTGAGAAAAAATTATCTGAACTATATGAATATTGGTGCTATTTCAGATTACTAAAAGTTTTAAATGACCTAAGCATTACAAAAGTTGATTTTGATGATGTATTTAAAGTTAAAAAAGACAATTGGTCAGTTAGCATTAAAAAAGGAGAAAATTCAGTTAAAAAATTCAAATTTATTTTATATGATAATGAAATTGAAGTTGAGTTATTCTATAATCTAAGATTTTCTAAAAATTCAAAGTATGAATCCTATTCTTTAGCATTCAAACCTGATTATACATTACTTGTTAAAATTGGAGAGCATATTAATTACATACATTTTGATGCTAAATATCGCTCTGAATTAGAAATAGCTGATTATTATAATGTATTTGGAAAATCTGATAAAAAGTTAAATGAAGAAATTGGCAAAAGGGATTCACTTGAAGAAAAAGAAAGTGTCTTTAAAGATGGTGACATCTATAAAATGCACACATATAAGGATTCTATATTAAAAACTGAAGGTGCTTATGTTTTATATCCTGGAAATAAAACCGAACAATTCTTTGAATCTGATATGATTATTCCTTCTGTTGGAGCATTTTCTCTAACTCCTGGAAATGATGGTGTGGATGAAAATAATCTGGAAAACTTCATTCGAGAAGTCTTAAAGACCTTATTATTTAAGCATGGTTTAATTAATTTGAATTGGAAATCTTTGGATAAATAAGATTAATGAAAAAAGAATTCAACATCTTTTCTCATTTAAATAACAAAAACTGAGCCACAAACATAACCACAATCAATACAAAAGCTATTCTTACTTTTTCCTGATTTTCAGCATTCCTATTAACATATAATAAAATACCGATTATTACTATAAAAACAAGAAGCATGATACGTAATATTGCTATTAAATCCATTTTATCACCATTTTTTATTTTTATATTTTATTTTTAATAACTTTTAGCGTAATTTATATTATGTAAGCTGCGTAATATATTTATCATGAAAACACTCAATGTCGTTGCAGCTATTATTAAAAAGGATAATCGTATTTTAGCCACTAAAAGAGGTTATGGCGAGTTTATTAATATGTGGGAGTTTCCTGGCGGAAAAATCGAAGAAAATGAATCTAAAAAAGATGCACTAATAAGGGAAATCAAAGAGGAACTTGATTGTCTAATTAAACCCACTGAATTTGCTTTGGATGTTGAATATCAGTATCCTACTTTTTATCTTAAGATGAGCTGTTTTTGGGCAGTTATTGAAAGCGGAACTCCTAAGCTTTTAGAACACAATGATGCTAAATGGCTATCTAAAAGTGAACTGGATAGTGTGGAGTGGATTGAGGCAGATATTCAAATTATTGATTATTTAAAAGAGAATATGGAGGATTAGTATGAACAGATTAGAACTTGCAAAAGCAAAAAAAGAAGAATTGGAAGCTAAACTTGAAAAGGTTAGAGGATCTCCAAGAGAAGAAGAGTTCCAGCTTCAAGTGGACAAGTTAAATGCTTTAATCAAACATCTTGAAAATGAGTAGGATTTAAAATGAATGTGGATGAAATCTTAAATGGGGCTAAAACGGCTTTTATTGATGAAACTCTAGATTCCAGTTTGGATTTTAGACCAAAATTACTTTATAATGACAAAGAAACCAAAATCATCAATTCTATTCGTGATGAGCTTCAAAACTGCGATGAGTTTATTATCTCTTCAGCTTTTATTACGCAAAGTGGTATTACTCCGCTTTTAGAGGTATTTAGAACTCTTGAGTGCAAAAACATTAAAGGTAAGATTTTAACCACAGACTACTTGACATTTACAGAACCTAAGGCTTTAAGAAGACTCAATGAGTTTGAAAACATTGAAGTCAAGCTTTATTTTAATCAAAAGGAAGGTTTTCACACTAAAGGATATCTTTTTAAAAAAGACAATGTCTATAAAGGGATTGTTGGAAGCTCTAACTTAACAATGAATGCTTTATCTGTTAATAAAGAGTGGAATGTTGAGTTTACATGCCTTGGCGAAGGTGAAATGCTTAGCCAAATCAAAAAGGAATTTTCAACATTGTGGGATGAAGCTGATGAGCTTGAAGAAGTTTTATCAGAATATGAAAAACTCTACAATGACAACAAACAGTTTAGTAATCTAAGAAAAGTAACAAGTGAAATTAAAAAGAAAAACATTACTTTATCTCCCAACATTATGCAGGAGCAGTTTATTGAGAATTTAAGAAATTTAATTAAACAGGGAGAAAAGAAAGCTATTTTAGTATCTGCTACTGGTACTGGTAAAACATATGCGTCTGCTTTTGCAGTTAGTGATTTTAAACCTAAAAGATTTCTGTTTTTAGTTCACAGAGAACAAATCGCAAAACAGTCAATTGATGCTTACAAGCATGTTTTTAAAGACCATGAAAAATTTGGTTTACTTTCAGGTAATTCCAAGGACTATGATGCGGATTACTTATTTTCAACCATACAAACCATGTCCAAGGAGGATGTGTTTAAAAGGTATGATAAAAATCATTTTGACTATATCATTATTGATGAGGTTCACAAAGCAGGTGCTTTGAGCTATCAAAAGATTTTCCAGTACTTTGAGCCGGAATTTTTACTTGGTATGACTGCTTCACCTCAGCGTAGTGACGGTGTTAATATCTATGAGCTATTTGACAATAATATTGCTCATGAAATCAGACTCCAGGAAGCATTGGAAGAAGATTTGCTTTGTCCTTTCCATTACTTTGGAATCAGTGATGTTGAATTTGAAAACGGCGAGATTGATGATTCATTTAGTGATTTTAATCTGCTTGCATCGGATAGGCGTGTGGAGTATCTTTTGGAAAAATCAGAGTTTTACGGATACTCTGGAAACAGAAGAAAAGCACTTGTATTTTGCTCAAGAAAAAAAGAAGCAGAATTACTTTCAAAAGAATTTAATAAAAGAGGATACAAATCTGTTGTTTTAAGTGGTGATGATTCACAGGATAAAAGACTTGATGCAATTGACAGATTAACCAATGATGAAAATCCCGATAAACTTGAATTTATTTTTACTGTAGATATTTTCAATGAGGGTGTTGATATTCCTGAAATCAATCAGGTGCTTTTGGTAAGACCAACTGAGTCCCCAATTATTTTCATCCAGCAGCTTGGAAGAGGTCTTAGGAAATACAAAAACAAG
Above is a window of Methanobacteriaceae archaeon DNA encoding:
- a CDS encoding DUF2357 domain-containing protein, translated to MIEQKVIINLTDENSNNLGTLTVSSIDCKNCNESRVRISNSLELINIPVVDSADNLTPIQYCPDIGANFANLMFLEETEYQILFESSDACASYDVLYSLTKLNENHFKQFRFSLGDNTTYKIAGTLNFRSYVGKSFLDIRKNKINSIKIPIEVRSKKMDYFNQYSSMIADLSQHALSLIFEVNSPLYQEFELDSKEKKTYYEDFMFLEYLFRNVNLPSIFEYLSKNIHSQLRNRTEQVPLSLASNFNQNSLKNIVSKPNNLYKSDADFEIVHKLKGHIPQMIEQTKHDDTIDIPENRFVKYFFESIRDLIEKLLLSSDEGYIKDKLLFFSNEIEYYLSSNFFKQISPMDYVPFNSQILQKKEGYREIFKYFLMMEFSFRLSWDEINNQFKGFEKKLSELYEYWCYFRLLKVLNDLSITKVDFDDVFKVKKDNWSVSIKKGENSVKKFKFILYDNEIEVELFYNLRFSKNSKYESYSLAFKPDYTLLVKIGEHINYIHFDAKYRSELEIADYYNVFGKSDKKLNEEIGKRDSLEEKESVFKDGDIYKMHTYKDSILKTEGAYVLYPGNKTEQFFESDMIIPSVGAFSLTPGNDGVDENNLENFIREVLKTLLFKHGLINLNWKSLDK
- a CDS encoding (deoxy)nucleoside triphosphate pyrophosphohydrolase, with product MKTLNVVAAIIKKDNRILATKRGYGEFINMWEFPGGKIEENESKKDALIREIKEELDCLIKPTEFALDVEYQYPTFYLKMSCFWAVIESGTPKLLEHNDAKWLSKSELDSVEWIEADIQIIDYLKENMED
- a CDS encoding DEAD/DEAH box helicase, with protein sequence MNVDEILNGAKTAFIDETLDSSLDFRPKLLYNDKETKIINSIRDELQNCDEFIISSAFITQSGITPLLEVFRTLECKNIKGKILTTDYLTFTEPKALRRLNEFENIEVKLYFNQKEGFHTKGYLFKKDNVYKGIVGSSNLTMNALSVNKEWNVEFTCLGEGEMLSQIKKEFSTLWDEADELEEVLSEYEKLYNDNKQFSNLRKVTSEIKKKNITLSPNIMQEQFIENLRNLIKQGEKKAILVSATGTGKTYASAFAVSDFKPKRFLFLVHREQIAKQSIDAYKHVFKDHEKFGLLSGNSKDYDADYLFSTIQTMSKEDVFKRYDKNHFDYIIIDEVHKAGALSYQKIFQYFEPEFLLGMTASPQRSDGVNIYELFDNNIAHEIRLQEALEEDLLCPFHYFGISDVEFENGEIDDSFSDFNLLASDRRVEYLLEKSEFYGYSGNRRKALVFCSRKKEAELLSKEFNKRGYKSVVLSGDDSQDKRLDAIDRLTNDENPDKLEFIFTVDIFNEGVDIPEINQVLLVRPTESPIIFIQQLGRGLRKYKNKEYVVIIDFIGNYKNNFMIPIALSGDRSYDKDRIRKYLMEGNKIIPGASSINFDEISQKRIYESINNSSFSKINIFKEKYNNLKYKLGRIPSLYDFAINAEFNPEIILNHSKFDTYHNFVEYVDKDYKSILSADEICSLKFISKKLIKAIRPHELVILSCLKYNGYFTVSQVEKYLKEKYGLENQFDSIKNAINYLSMNFYRKETSDDYQANTVTSFVSKQEIDYENLFFKFDKDIYNDLKDNCDYKFTISDYFKGCLSNNVYLAHFEDAIRYAFFKYSTVYQDKNPFKLYEKYSREDVLRLLNWERFMNAQNVGGYKVKYNTCPIFVTYNKKEDISQTINYEDQFISKQLFSWMSRNNRKVSSSELEPIVNYIDLDIKLFIQKNNDEGIEFYYIGSVTPLSHEQLYREIGGKKQPIVNFKFKIDSEVKDELYSYFVNVDL